One genomic window of Camelina sativa cultivar DH55 chromosome 5, Cs, whole genome shotgun sequence includes the following:
- the LOC104789164 gene encoding uncharacterized protein LOC104789164, which produces MEIRDIERKLKEAYRDEELYWQQKSRKFWLRVGDKNTKYFHASTKQRRVRNKIVGLFGPDNVWDESPLGMEPIASIYFEDLFKRSDVSGISDILQEISPIITDAMNRSLTREITEAEVRKALFAMHPEKSPCPDGMTALFFQRFWPSLKGDLVALVKNFFRTGGFDPRLNETNICLITKVDQPQRMTEFRPISLCNVSYKIISKALCFRLKRFLPSMVSETQSAFVSGRLITDNILVAQEMFHGLNTNPRCKSEFLAFKTDMSKAYDRVEWDFLEAVMIKLGFDRRWISWIMWCVSSVSYQVLLNGQPRGSILPKRDLRQGDPLSPYLFILCTEVLIANIKKAEREKRLTGISIARDYPSISHLLFADDSLFFCKAEESECKVVMDIIGNYGKASGQEVNLEKSSIMFGKKVPSDVRSRIKTVIGISREGGMGSYLGIPENLQGSKTEVFRYVNDRLDDRVNGWSAKILSKGGKEIMIKSVALALPTHVMSCYKLTQELTSSLTSAISKFWWKSNDKARGMHWVAWDKLCKDKCDGGLVFRALEEFNDAMLAKQYWRLIHYPNSLMARVMRGRYFRRKHPLLATKPYSPSFAWRSIFSTKGLVERGARWLVGSGRNISVWRDSWIPDHQTRPANSRGRVLHPNLMVNHLINPLTLDWHLPILEEFLDPADIQLVRSLTVSKSLIPDRVIWHYTKSVKYSVKSGYRLARDLHKEVVYGPTCTALRAQAWKLDVPSKVQHFFWQVASGTLPVKERLAHRGVRCDDMCLRCGSEVETINHALFECVRSRLIWELSPVQLSLTGFPFGSVYSNLDYLYSNTFSNSGGSGICYMLPWILWTIWKDRNNKVFQGIEAEPMDIINQALNDKLFWEEAKSFSANYLVPQPPLEVRNSSIRCQVDGSWKGSDPLEGLGWWYGTNDDKTILLGARSLRRSPSPLHTEFQALIWAMESLRAAGIDCPNFESDSSELVAMVQAPEDFYSLSSSFSSFTLTQIPRTANGRADCLARSSRSLVSALTFVNSSPPNWTTNSGVTF; this is translated from the coding sequence ATGGAGATTCGGGACATTGAGAGAAAACTAAAAGAGGCTTATCGGGATGAGGAGTTGTACTGGCAACAGAAGAGCAGGAAATTCTGGTTACGGGTGGGGGAtaagaatacaaaatattttcatgcttCGACTAAGCAGAGGAGGGTTCGGAATAAGATTGTTGGGTTATTTGGTCCGGATAATGTCTGGGATGAGTCACCTTTGGGAATGGAGCCTATAGCCTCCATatattttgaggatttgtttaAACGATCTGATGTAAGTGGTATTTCAGATATACTTCAAGAGATTTCACCTATCATTACAGATGCTATGAACCGAAGTCTAACAAGGGAAATTACGGAGGCGGAGGTTCGGAAAGCTTTATTTGCTATGCATCCTGAGAAATCTCCATGCCCTGATGGTATGACAGCTTTATTTTTTCAACGATTCTGGCCTTCTTTAAAAGGAGATTTGGTGGCCTTGGTTAAAAACTTTTTCAGGACGGGTGGTTTTGATCCTCGCCTCAATGAAACAAATATCTGTCTCATTACTAAGGTGGATCAACCACAACGTATGACGGAATTTCGGCCTATCAGTCTTtgtaatgtgagctataagATTATTTCGAAAGCTTTATGTTTTCGGCTGAAGCGGTTTTTACCGTCGATGGTCTCAGAGACACAATCGGCCTTTGTGTCGGGTAGGTTGATTACTGATAATATCCTAGTTGCCCAGGAAATGTTTCACGGGTTAAATACTAATCCACGCTGCAAGTCGGAGTTTTTGGCttttaaaacggatatgagtaaagcgTATGACCGGGTTGAATGGGATTTTTTGGAAGCGGTGATGATTAAGTTAGGTTTTGATAGGCGgtggatttcatggattatgtggtgtgtttcttcgGTGTCGTATCAAGTTCTCCTAAATGGTCAACCTCGGGGATCCATTTTACCAAAGAGGGATTTACGTCAGGGTGATCCTCTTTCTCcctatttgtttattctttgtacaGAGGTCTTGAtagcaaatattaaaaaggctgaaCGGGAGAAGAGACTTACAGGAATTTCAATTGCTCGGGATTACCCATCGATCTCACATcttttgtttgcagatgatagtctGTTCTTTTGTAAGGCAGAGGAGTCTGAATGTAAAGTGGTAATGGATATTATAGGTAACTATGGGAAAGCCTCGGGTCAAGAGGTAAACTTAGAGAAATCGTCCATCATGTTCGGTAAGAAAGTGCCGTCTGATGTAAGGTCTCGGATTAAAACAGTAATTGGTATCTCCAGAGAGGGTGGAatgggttcttatttgggtattcctgagAACCTACAGGGTTCGAAAACTGAAGTTTTCAGATATGTTAATGATCGCTTAGATGATCGAGTTAATGGCTGGTCGGCGAAGATCCTATCAAAAGGAGGTAAAGAGATTATGATAAAATCAGTTGCGTTAGCTCTTCCGACGCATGTCATGTCATGTTATAAATTGACTCAGGAGTTAACGTCCAGTCTTACGAGTGCTATATCAAAATTCTGGTGGAAGTCTAATGATAAGGCCAGAGGTATGCATTGGGTAGCTTGGGATAAACTGTGTAAGGATAAATGCGATGGGGGCTTGGTTTTCCGTGCTCTGGAAGAATTTAATGATGCAATGCTGGCTAAGCAGTATTGGAGGCTGATCCATTACCCAAATTCTTTGATGGCTCGGGTGATGCGCGGTCGATATTTCAGGAGAAAACATCCTTTATTGGCGACTAAACCTTATTCTCCATCCTTTGCATGGAGGAGCATTTTCTCGACAAAGGGATTAGTGGAAAGAGGGGCAAGGTGGCTCGTAGGGTCGGGGCGTAACATTTCGGTTTGGCGAGATTCGTGGATCCCGGATCATCAGACAAGACCGGCGAATAGCAGGGGGAGAGTACTTCATCCTAACCTGATGGTAAACCACCTAATTAATCCCCTAACATTGGATTGGCACTTGCCTATTTTAGAGGAGTTCTTGGATCCAGCGGACATTCAGCTTGTACGGAGTCTGACGGTCAGTAAGTCATTGATTCCGGACAGAGTGATTTGGCATTACACTAAGTCCGTCAAGTATTCAGTAAAATCTGGTTATAGACTAGCACGGGATTTACATAAGGAAGTCGTGTACGGGCCGACATGCACAGCTTTACGGGCACAAGCATGGAAACTTGATGTCCCCTCAAAggtccaacattttttctggcaggtgGCGTCTGGGACACTTCCTGTGAAGGAACGGCTCGCGCACCGGGGTGTCCGATGCGATGATATGTGTCTGCGGTGCGGTTCAGAGGTGGAGACTATCAATCACGCTCTTTTTGAGTGTGTTCGTTCGCGTTTAATTTGGGAGTTATCTCCGGTCCAGTTGTCTTTGACTGGCTTTCCTTTTGGATCTGTGTACTCTAATTTAGATTATCTTTACTCCAACACCTTTTCTAATTCTGGGGGTTCAGGCATTTGTTATATGTTGCCTTGGATATTATggacaatttggaaagataggaacaaCAAGGTGTTTCAAGGAATTGAAGCAGAGCCTATGGATATTATAAATCAGGCGTTAAACGATAAACTTTTTTGGGAGGAGGCCAAGTCTTTCTCTGCGAATTATTTGGTCCCCCAGCCTCCTCTGGAGGTAAGGAACTCTTCGATTCGCTGCCAGGTTGATGGCTCCTGGAAAGGTTCGGATCCTTTGGAAGGTTTGGGATGGTGGTATGGTACTAATGATGATAAGACGATTCTTTTGGGAGCTCGCAGTTTGCGACGTAGTCCCTCCCCTCTCCATACGGAGTTTCAAGCCTTGAtatgggctatggagtctcttcGTGCGGCAGGGATAGATTGTCCCAATTTTGAGTCTGATAGCTCAGAgttggtggcgatggtgcaggcTCCCGAAGATTTCTATTCGCTAAGTtcatccttctcctccttcactCTGACCCAGATTCCGAGGACTGCTAACGGGCGAGCTGATTGTCTGGCGCGCTCTTCTAGATCTTTAGTTTCTGCActtacttttgtaaactcttccCCTCCAAATTGGACAACCAATTCTGGAGtcaccttttaa